Genomic window (Sporichthyaceae bacterium):
CGAGCAGGAAGGCCAGGGGGACGCACCACGGGTGGATGTCCGGGGGAATCTCGAACACGCCGGAGGCCCTAGTCCCGGACCCGGAGCAGTCGGTACGCCGCATGCAGCGACACCGGCACGACTGCCGCCCCCACGGCCATCAACCCGACCGCCAACACGTTGGTCAAAGCCGCCTCCAGGTCGTCCTGCCCTGCGACCGAGTCTAGGACGCGGGCTAGCTTTGGGGCGCGAACACATCGAGAGGAAGCAACGCGTGAGTCGGACTCTGGTCGTGAAGGTGACCGCCGGCGCCGACGCGCCCGAGCGGTGCAGCCAGGCGTTCACGGTCGCCGCGGTCGCCGCCGCCTCCGGGGTGTCGGTCTCGTTGTGGCTGACCGGCGAGAGCGCCTGGTTCGCTCTGCCGGGCCGTGCCGAGCAGTTCGAACTGCCCCACTCCCAGGCGTTGCCCGACCTGCTGGCGACCGTGCTGTCCTCGGGCCAGGTCACGTTGTGCACCCAGTGCGCGGCCCGGCGCGACATCGGCCCGGACGACGTGCTGCCGGGCATCCGGATCGCCGGCTCCGCGGTGTTCGTGGCCGAGGCCTGCGCGGAGGACACCCAGGCCCTCGTCTACTGACGCCCCCACCTCCCGACATGTGCTGCCTGTCCCACCTGTCGCAGGCCGCGGATAGGTGGGACAGGCAGCAGAAGTGGCGGGGTTCAGGCCGGGAGCGCGACCTCGATCTCGGCGATCGACCCGAGAGCCGCGGTGACCTTGCTGTCGGACTGGGCGCCGGGCGCCAGGGTCCGTAGCGTCCACTGCCCCGGCCCGGCGAAGAACCGGAAGTGCCCGGTCGCCGAGGTGGGGACCTCGGCGGTGAA
Coding sequences:
- a CDS encoding DsrE family protein produces the protein MSRTLVVKVTAGADAPERCSQAFTVAAVAAASGVSVSLWLTGESAWFALPGRAEQFELPHSQALPDLLATVLSSGQVTLCTQCAARRDIGPDDVLPGIRIAGSAVFVAEACAEDTQALVY
- a CDS encoding DUF1416 domain-containing protein, which translates into the protein MCGATAGGLALGANVDPGKEAIIQGQVTQGGAPVPNAYVRLLDRTGEFTAEVPTSATGHFRFFAGPGQWTLRTLAPGAQSDSKVTAALGSIAEIEVALPA